AATTTCAAGTTTGTCTTTAGTATGAAGATTCTCTGATAAATTATTATTATATTTTAATCCGCCTTTTATTTTTGTTCTTACAAATGCCCAGTCATTATGATTATTAAATGATGCAATGGTAAACATACATGAAGGTAATTCTGAACTATCTCCTTTAATAGTTTTATTTATCTCTTTTTCTTTTGTGCTTTCTTTTTCTGATAATTCAAGCTATTGATTACATTTTTCACATCTCAATTTACCTTCAGTATTTATCCAACCGCAATTTGTACATCTCATTTTATTGTTATTTTTTCAATAATTTGCTTTTTTATAAAATGTAAATTTAACATAATCTAAATATTTTTAAGAATAATTTAAAAAAAAAAATTAATAGCTTTTAATTAATTATAAATATTTCCTAACTTTGTTATTAAAATTAAGCTTGTTAAATAATATGAATTATCTAAATGCTTTACACAAAATAATTGATTTTTTGTCCGTCAATAAAATACCGTATATGATTTTTGGAGGTATTGCTAATAGCATTTATGGTAATCCTCGTCAAACTTTTGATATTGATATAAAAATAAAAATTGATAAAGATATTTCTGATTTTATAGATAGTTTGGCAAAAAAATCTACGATACTTGTTGATAACCCTATTTCATTTGTAAAAGAAACAAATGTTTTACCTGTTGAAATTGATAAAATAAAAGTTGATATTGTTTTTGCAGAATTAGAGTTTGAAATAAATGCTATTGAAAATGCAAAAACATTTGATTACCTTGGTGTTAAAATGAAGGTTTGTTCGGTTGAAGATTTTATTATTCAAAAAGCAATATCAACAAGACAAAAAGATTGGATGGACATTGAAACAATTATTAGCTTAAAAAATGATGAAATAAATTGGGATTATTTGTTAAAACATATAAAAGAATTAGCTGTATTTCTTGCTAATGATAATATCCTAACGAATATTTTAAAATTTAAAAAATGAAACAACAGTACAGCAACTATATTGAAAAAATGAATAAATATAATACTTTTGAACTAAAGTATTTAAAAGCACTAAAGCAAGAGTTTAAACTTAAGCGTTTTTTTGAACTCATGGAACTTGCTTACAAAAACACTGACGTTAAAAAGATTGAAAAAATACATAAAGAAAAATTACAGCATTTAATAAATGCTAACAGAAAATTAAAAAAACAAATAAGTGCCTGAACTAATACAAGGAAAAATATTTGCAAACAGATATAAACTAATAGAAAAGCTTGGTATTGGTGGTTTTTCAGAAGTGTGGAAAGTTGAAGATACCAAAGCAGGAAATATTGTTGTTGCTCTTAAAATATTTTCTCCCAATAAAGGATTGGACTCAAAAGGGCTAAGTTTGTTTAGCAAAGAATACTCTTTGGTTTTTAATCTCAATAATCCGAATTTGCTAATACCAAAACATTTTGATGAAGTAGATGGCTCTCCCTATCTTGTAATGCAATATTGTAAAAACGGTTCTGTTTATGAAAAAGATAAACCTTTTACAGAAAATGAAGTTGCAAAATTTATGCTTCATGCTTCTTCTGCAT
The window above is part of the Bacteroidota bacterium genome. Proteins encoded here:
- a CDS encoding nucleotidyltransferase; this translates as MNYLNALHKIIDFLSVNKIPYMIFGGIANSIYGNPRQTFDIDIKIKIDKDISDFIDSLAKKSTILVDNPISFVKETNVLPVEIDKIKVDIVFAELEFEINAIENAKTFDYLGVKMKVCSVEDFIIQKAISTRQKDWMDIETIISLKNDEINWDYLLKHIKELAVFLANDNILTNILKFKK